A region from the Pelagovum pacificum genome encodes:
- a CDS encoding DUF6456 domain-containing protein, with protein sequence MIGPVADKISHSSDLPDWVPDPVRHYLAHTEAGTPIRALARQQDVHASTVLRQVRKLENRRDDPLVDSALKRLSAVVGLPVDKLDPDLPDLDTVETEAARVLRRLAEQGAVLAVAREMDRAVVVRDLADGDTDRLAVVDAPIAQVLALNEWIESGAPAARIARYRITASGRTALREMIAARENRARDRSEVVSSGPFRSARRQHRDATPISLPESPLVGLSRRRDRDGGPFLDRDLVRAGERLREDYELSRMAASNDTTADTPATAARARVEAAFEDLGPGLSDVALRCCCYLEGMEEAERRMGWSARSGKIVLRIALQRLRRHYDAQGSLAPKIG encoded by the coding sequence ATGATCGGACCGGTTGCAGACAAGATAAGTCATAGCAGTGACTTGCCGGACTGGGTGCCCGATCCGGTGCGGCACTACCTGGCCCACACAGAAGCCGGCACGCCGATCCGCGCGCTGGCGCGGCAGCAGGACGTCCATGCCTCGACAGTGCTGCGGCAGGTCCGCAAGCTGGAGAACCGGCGGGACGATCCCCTTGTCGACAGCGCGCTGAAGCGGCTTTCGGCGGTGGTTGGTCTTCCTGTGGATAAGCTGGACCCCGATCTGCCCGATCTCGACACGGTCGAGACCGAGGCGGCGCGCGTTCTGCGCCGTCTTGCGGAGCAGGGCGCCGTTCTGGCCGTTGCGCGGGAGATGGACCGGGCGGTGGTCGTGCGCGACCTCGCCGACGGCGATACGGACCGGCTCGCCGTCGTGGATGCCCCCATCGCGCAAGTGCTCGCCCTCAACGAATGGATCGAAAGCGGCGCACCCGCCGCCCGCATTGCCCGCTACCGGATCACGGCGAGCGGGCGCACCGCGCTGCGCGAGATGATCGCCGCCCGCGAGAACCGCGCGCGCGACCGTTCGGAAGTGGTTTCGTCCGGTCCGTTCCGCTCCGCGCGGCGGCAGCACCGGGATGCGACGCCGATCTCGCTGCCCGAAAGCCCGCTTGTCGGCCTCTCGCGGCGCCGGGACCGGGACGGTGGCCCGTTCCTCGACCGCGATCTCGTGCGGGCCGGCGAGCGGCTGCGCGAGGATTACGAACTCTCCCGGATGGCGGCGAGCAATGACACGACTGCGGATACCCCCGCTACAGCCGCCCGTGCCCGGGTCGAGGCTGCGTTCGAGGACCTCGGCCCCGGCCTCAGCGATGTGGCGCTGCGCTGCTGTTGCTACCTCGAAGGTATGGAAGAGGCGGAGCGTCGGATGGGCTGGTCCGCGCGCTCGGGCAAGATCGTGTTGCGTATCGCCCTGCAACGGCTTCGGCGTC
- a CDS encoding trimethylamine methyltransferase family protein: MSEARTARRGRGGGGAARRAERTAVRIEAAKYIERNIPDLEILNEEALQIIEANAETVLEEIGVNFVENPAALDRWRAAGADVEGERVCIPRGLARELCKTAPSQFVQHARDPNKSVTIGGRNLVLAPVYGPPFVRDALGGRRYATMDDFEKFVKLAYMSKWLHHSGGTVCEPTDIAVNKRHLDMLLAHMTLSDKPFMGSVTEPSRAQDSVDMAGILFGKEFVAENTVMTSLININSPLTFDSTMMGALEVYAANNQAAIISPFIVGGAMAPVSVAGTLTQVLAEVLAGVAYSQLIRPGAPVIFGAFVTSIDMNSGAPTFGTPEAAQITYGAGQLARRLGLPYRSAGSFCGSKLPDAQAAYETSNSLNMGLLSGVNFMLHACGWLEGGLVASFEKFVLDADQLGALHQLAKGVDMSETGQAMDALYEVGPGGHYLGCAHTQANFKTAFWRTEVLDYKPYEQWEEEGARDSVQLASLRVEKLLNDYQKPPIDPAIEEALRAYVAEKKASMADAFT; this comes from the coding sequence ATGTCGGAGGCACGGACGGCACGCAGGGGACGCGGCGGCGGAGGAGCGGCCCGCAGGGCGGAGCGCACGGCGGTCCGTATCGAGGCCGCCAAGTATATCGAGCGGAACATTCCCGACCTCGAGATCCTGAACGAGGAAGCGCTCCAGATCATCGAGGCGAACGCCGAGACGGTGCTCGAGGAGATTGGCGTCAACTTCGTCGAGAATCCCGCCGCCCTCGACCGCTGGCGCGCTGCCGGCGCCGATGTGGAGGGCGAGCGCGTCTGCATTCCGCGCGGCCTTGCCCGCGAGCTCTGCAAGACCGCGCCGTCGCAGTTCGTCCAGCACGCCCGCGATCCGAACAAGTCGGTGACGATCGGCGGCCGCAACCTCGTCCTCGCGCCGGTCTACGGACCGCCCTTCGTGCGCGACGCGCTCGGCGGACGGCGCTATGCCACGATGGACGACTTCGAGAAGTTCGTGAAACTCGCCTACATGTCGAAGTGGCTGCACCACTCTGGCGGCACGGTGTGCGAACCGACGGACATTGCCGTGAACAAGCGCCACCTCGACATGCTGCTGGCGCACATGACGCTGTCGGACAAGCCGTTCATGGGATCGGTGACCGAACCGTCACGCGCGCAGGACAGCGTCGACATGGCCGGTATCCTGTTCGGCAAGGAGTTCGTCGCCGAAAACACGGTGATGACCTCGCTCATCAACATCAACTCTCCGCTGACCTTCGACTCGACCATGATGGGCGCGCTCGAGGTCTATGCCGCCAACAACCAGGCGGCGATCATCTCTCCCTTCATCGTCGGCGGCGCGATGGCGCCGGTGTCGGTTGCGGGGACGCTGACGCAGGTTCTGGCCGAGGTTCTGGCCGGCGTCGCCTATTCCCAGCTCATCCGTCCGGGCGCGCCGGTGATCTTCGGCGCCTTTGTGACCTCGATCGACATGAACTCCGGTGCGCCGACCTTCGGCACGCCCGAAGCGGCGCAGATCACCTATGGCGCGGGGCAGTTGGCCCGCCGGCTCGGCTTGCCTTACCGCTCCGCCGGGTCGTTCTGCGGCTCCAAGCTGCCGGACGCGCAAGCCGCCTATGAGACGTCGAACTCGTTGAACATGGGGCTGCTGTCCGGCGTGAACTTCATGCTGCACGCCTGCGGCTGGCTGGAAGGCGGGCTCGTCGCCAGCTTCGAGAAGTTCGTGCTCGACGCCGACCAGCTCGGGGCGCTGCACCAGCTCGCCAAGGGCGTCGACATGTCCGAGACGGGGCAGGCGATGGACGCGCTCTACGAGGTCGGGCCGGGCGGTCACTACCTTGGGTGCGCGCACACGCAGGCGAACTTCAAGACGGCGTTCTGGCGAACCGAAGTGCTCGACTACAAACCCTATGAGCAGTGGGAAGAGGAGGGCGCTCGCGATTCCGTTCAGCTCGCCTCGTTGCGGGTCGAGAAGCTGCTGAACGACTACCAGAAGCCGCCGATAGACCCAGCGATCGAAGAGGCGCTGCGCGCCTACGTGGCCGAGAAGAAGGCGAGCATGGCGGACGCCTTCACCTGA
- a CDS encoding DUF6477 family protein: MQDLLSMARSLRRPALLVRAAACGQDDYDRDTHLPRILGCATAPKSGEALVKLLDAEDEVNARRLTGDAGWSAARHVELLIAIAGEAALLAAAYRPSIVD, encoded by the coding sequence ATGCAGGACCTTTTGTCGATGGCGCGATCGCTGCGGCGGCCGGCGCTTCTGGTGCGGGCGGCCGCCTGCGGTCAGGACGATTACGATCGTGACACCCACCTGCCCCGCATCCTCGGCTGCGCGACCGCGCCGAAGTCCGGCGAGGCGCTGGTCAAGCTGCTGGATGCGGAGGACGAGGTGAACGCGCGGCGCCTGACCGGCGATGCCGGATGGTCCGCCGCGCGGCATGTCGAGCTGCTCATCGCGATCGCCGGCGAGGCGGCGCTGCTTGCCGCCGCCTACCGGCCCTCGATCGTGGACTGA